Below is a window of Cyanobacteriota bacterium DNA.
CTTGATGATTTAATTCCTTGGTTTGAATCAAACTATAATGTTTATGAATTAATCAATGATTTTTGGGGTTTAGAAACTAAAAGTAGATTAGTCGCTGTAACTAAAGATATTAAAGATCAAGCTTGGAAAGGTTTGGTCGCTGAATGGGATTCGGACACACGTTTGAATGGACAGTTCAGGGTCAACAAGGATCTGATCAAAGGCTTGCTTAACTTGTCTTTGGGTGAAAGGAAAACCAAGCTTAACCTTGACGGCAAGAAGCCTGAATTCAAACTCAAAGATCTTAGTAAGCTCGAGATGAATATCTTTGAAAACTTTTTTATTGAATTAGAGAATTTTTGGAGAGATTATTGGAGAGTTGGTACAGCGAATGCCCATGGTACATACGTCTACTTAGTTTGGGTTATAGAACTTGATAATCATGAAATAGGTTCTTTAGCTATTGGGATACCCCCAGGAATAGTACCGAAAGGGCTCCGTCAGGCTTATGAACAGCCTGATTTCAGGTCAATGCTTAGTGGTTTGAATATTGAAGTGCCGCTTGACCTTACCGTCGGCAAGAGCAAATTGAAGATAAGTGAGATACGTGGGCTCGAAGCTGGTGATTTAGTTGTGCTTGATGACAGCGATATTAGCCATATTCTGTGGAGGAAGAATGATTTTGAAAAATTATACATAAATCTTTCAATTCCCGGGAAAGATAATCCTGATTACACGTCTATGTATTATGATGGACTAGAGATGTTGAATATGACTGAAGAAAACAATAGCGATGACATTCTAACTGATTTACCTGTAGAGCTTACGGCTCAGTTTAAATCTGTACAGATGCCATTACAAAAAATTATAGAACTTGAGTCAGGTGGAATTTTGCCACTTGGTTTATTGATGGATTCGCAGCTCACTTTGATGGCACCAGGTCAGAAAGCTATTGCCTCAGGAAATTTGGTGATTGTTGGTAATCAATTTGGCATCAAAATTAATAAAACTAAACTCCATGGAAATCACCCCAAAGCTAAATTAAATCAAAAGGCCTTTGACCAAAAACAAATCACGGCCCAAAGCCAACCTACTACTCCCCCTCAGATCCAATCCCCTCGTAAGCAATCAGCACACGACTTAGACCTTGATCATGACCTGGAAGAGCTGGGCATCGACCCAAGTGAGTTGGATGATTTAGAAGATCTTTATTAAATAGGTTAATAAACTCTAGAGCTTATAACTAAGCATCTATAATTAAGTTCTTGAACAAGTTTAGCTACAAATTTATTGCTTTGATTTTGACACTATGTCTGGCAACGGCTTGCGTTAATAAATTAATTCCTGAAACGGAATTAAAAGAGCTCAATATTGCAAGTCTCAAAACGGAGGCATCCTTACTTAGTGAAATTACCAAGCAATATGGCAAGAACAAACTAGGAATCTCTAATCAGCAACTGAATCAAGCGAGAGCAAAGGCAGCTTTGCTCGATGGTAGTATTGATATTTTTATTGGTGATTTAAAAGAGAGCCCTGATTTGAGTTCTGAAATTATTGCCAAAGATCCATTGGTGATAGTTACCAATCTTGCAAATAAAATAAATAATTTGAATCGCAGCGACTTGCAAAAGATTTTTGCTCGTGAAGTAAATAGCTGGAAGTCTTGGACTGGTAAAGATCAACCGATTTTAGTAGTTGATCAAGATCTCACTAATCCTGATTACATTGCTCTTTATTCTAAGTTGTTTGAAACTAGGCTAATACCAGAACCTGTTCGTGTTGTTACTGGAGCAGAAGAAGCGAGAGTTGCAGTTAGCAAGTTTGATAATGCAATTTCCTATCTTTCTTTTCGTGATCTTGATGAAACTATCAAAACTATCAATATTGATAATTTGCCTGCGAGTAAAACCAATATCGATGAGGGTTACTATCCTTTATTCCGTGATGTCAAACTATATTACAATCCCAGTAAAATTAAATTAGCCAAGAAAAAAAGAAGCCTTAAAAAATTTAGGAGCTATATCTATAGTCGCGGACAAGATATTGTGATTGCTAATAACTATATGCCAGTTACAGCAGCTGAGCGTGAATTGATCAAGGTTGATTCTGATCCAGTTTATATTGGGATTGCAGTGCCGCTTGATGGACCATACCTCGAGCTTGCTAAGTCAATTGTTAATGCTGCAAAATTAGCGGTTGAAGATATAAATGAGAATGATGGGATTAACTCTAGACCAGTTGAACTGATTGTTTGTAATGATAAAGCTAGCGTCGCTATTGCAATTGAGTGTGCAAACAAGTTTGTAGCTAATGAAGTCCAAGGAGTCATTGGACATTTGACTTCACAAACATCTATTGAGGCGTCTAAAATATATGCTGAGCACAATATCGTGCAAATTAGTCCGGCTTCTACGCATCCTTGGTTTACTGAAAGACCAGGAGCGAGTGGCTATGTTTATAGAACGATTGCACGTGATGACAAACAAGCTGAGTTGATGGTTGCACTATTGGACCAGCTTGGTCTAGAAGCTCCAATCAAAGTTAGTGTTTTTAACAATGGGACGATTTATGGTTCGACTTTAGCTACTTTAATTGAGAACGTAATTATTAAACAAGGCAAACACAAGTTAATTGAAATCAAAGCACTTGAACAAGCGGCAAGTCAGTATCACAAAGAAATCGAAGCACTTAAAAGTCAGGTATTGATATTTATTGGTGAGTATGGTGATGCTGCGCAGATAGTTAAAGAGCTTGCGCTGAACGCCAAGCAGGATATTAAATTTATCGGAGCTGATGGTGTTTTCAGTCCTGGATTTATTAAGGAAGCTGGATTACGTGCTGAAGGAGCCTTTGTTACAGGAAGCTCTCTTGGAGACGATCCTAGCTTGACTAATGAATTTGTCAATAGATTTGAGAATACTTATAAAGTAACTGCTTCTGCTTTTGCGATGAATAGTTATGATGCGACTAATATTTTAATAGAAGCGATTGAAGCTTCTATTGCAAACAATACTTCACTTAAAGAGCAGATGCATAAAACTAAACACGTTGGTATTACCGGCAAGATTAGTTTTAATGAGCTTGGTGATCCAAATGAAGAGCGTATGTGTATTTATAGAGTTACTTCAGGCAAGTTTGTTAAGCAATAATGAGAGCCTGTTCGGAAATCTCCAGCTACTACGTTACGTCTTTCCGTCGTATTCAGCAGCCCTGAACAATTCCAGCTCAGTTAACTGAGGTTTATTCCGAATCTAGTGAAACCTCGGTTGCTTGCAGCCGAGTAAGTTAAATTCATGGCAAAACTTTATAAAGAAGTTACTACTTCAATCAACTCTTTGGCACCCCAAGCCTTTTTGCAAGGCAGTCCTAGTTTAGTTTCAAGTTCTTGAAGGCTCATATCATCCAAAAAAATCTCTGTGCGATCTTTCAGCATTACAGAAGGAATGATGATTAGCTCTCCAAGCATTTCTTTTGGTACATACTTTAGCGCAGAATAAATATCATTACCTGTCAGTAAGCCGGAGACATTAGTTGTACCCCAGAAAAGTGAATCGAGGCAAATAGGTTTAAGCTCAATGCCAGTGAGAGCTTGGTTGATTTTGGAGGAGACTTGGTCGACGATTGGTTTTGACATTGAGCCATTTATCCAAGAAACTTTTTTCCCTATTCCTTTTCCCCTATTCACTATTCCCAACGAGCGTAGCTCTGCTTCAACTTCATTTAAAAACAATCTAGTCATCCCCACTCCATCTTCAAGCTGCGGATACTCGCCATAGTAGTTCTGTTCTGGAATTGGGCTATGAGTCATTAAGAACCACTCGTCAGAAAGAAATACGAAGTTGGCATGCTTGGGATTTTCTGCTTCCCATTTCTGAACCATGTCTACAACAGCAAAAGCCTCATCAGTAGTAAATCTTCTTAAGCCACCTCTGTGAAATTTAGTCAGACCCACTGGCACTACGGCGAGGCTAAGTACAGGGCTATCTTTAAGTGCGTAAAGTTCTTTGATAGTTTGTAGTAGGTGCTTGCCGTCGTTCATCTCTGGACAGAGTACAACTTGCGTGTGGACGGGGATACCAAGTGAGTCGAGCCATTTAAGTTCGTCAATAATTGGTGGAGATTTTTTGCGTCCGAGCATTTTATTGCGCACTTCGGGGTCTGTTGCGTGCACCGATACATAAAGTGGTCCGGGTCTCAATTCTTCAATTCTTTTACGATCAGAGAAACTGAGATTGGTTAGTGTGACATAACTACCGTGTAAGTAACTTAACCTGAAATCATCATCACGCAAGTGCAAGCTCTCTCGAGTTTGCTCATAAGGTTGATTTTCAATGAAACAAAAAGGGCATTTGTTGGCACATTCTTGCACTCCATTAAAAAGTGGTGTATGAAACTCCACCCCAAGTACATCATCAGGATCTTTTTCTAATTCAATAATTATTTCTGATTCATCTGGTTTTTTGATTAATAATTCAAGTTCGTCGTTTTGTCTGAACTGAAACT
It encodes the following:
- a CDS encoding DUF512 domain-containing protein, with translation MESTLINKNELEHSKLRDQKSSKDIKVVTAPAQISAVPPWSLAAEIGLEPGDKIIAINGNKLRDIMDFEFQFRQNDELELLIKKPDESEIIIELEKDPDDVLGVEFHTPLFNGVQECANKCPFCFIENQPYEQTRESLHLRDDDFRLSYLHGSYVTLTNLSFSDRKRIEELRPGPLYVSVHATDPEVRNKMLGRKKSPPIIDELKWLDSLGIPVHTQVVLCPEMNDGKHLLQTIKELYALKDSPVLSLAVVPVGLTKFHRGGLRRFTTDEAFAVVDMVQKWEAENPKHANFVFLSDEWFLMTHSPIPEQNYYGEYPQLEDGVGMTRLFLNEVEAELRSLGIVNRGKGIGKKVSWINGSMSKPIVDQVSSKINQALTGIELKPICLDSLFWGTTNVSGLLTGNDIYSALKYVPKEMLGELIIIPSVMLKDRTEIFLDDMSLQELETKLGLPCKKAWGAKELIEVVTSL
- a CDS encoding ABC transporter substrate-binding protein; protein product: MILTLCLATACVNKLIPETELKELNIASLKTEASLLSEITKQYGKNKLGISNQQLNQARAKAALLDGSIDIFIGDLKESPDLSSEIIAKDPLVIVTNLANKINNLNRSDLQKIFAREVNSWKSWTGKDQPILVVDQDLTNPDYIALYSKLFETRLIPEPVRVVTGAEEARVAVSKFDNAISYLSFRDLDETIKTINIDNLPASKTNIDEGYYPLFRDVKLYYNPSKIKLAKKKRSLKKFRSYIYSRGQDIVIANNYMPVTAAERELIKVDSDPVYIGIAVPLDGPYLELAKSIVNAAKLAVEDINENDGINSRPVELIVCNDKASVAIAIECANKFVANEVQGVIGHLTSQTSIEASKIYAEHNIVQISPASTHPWFTERPGASGYVYRTIARDDKQAELMVALLDQLGLEAPIKVSVFNNGTIYGSTLATLIENVIIKQGKHKLIEIKALEQAASQYHKEIEALKSQVLIFIGEYGDAAQIVKELALNAKQDIKFIGADGVFSPGFIKEAGLRAEGAFVTGSSLGDDPSLTNEFVNRFENTYKVTASAFAMNSYDATNILIEAIEASIANNTSLKEQMHKTKHVGITGKISFNELGDPNEERMCIYRVTSGKFVKQ
- a CDS encoding FliM/FliN family flagellar motor switch protein yields the protein MQSEVRTTNETLGLEFNQSRFLYLDDLIPWFESNYNVYELINDFWGLETKSRLVAVTKDIKDQAWKGLVAEWDSDTRLNGQFRVNKDLIKGLLNLSLGERKTKLNLDGKKPEFKLKDLSKLEMNIFENFFIELENFWRDYWRVGTANAHGTYVYLVWVIELDNHEIGSLAIGIPPGIVPKGLRQAYEQPDFRSMLSGLNIEVPLDLTVGKSKLKISEIRGLEAGDLVVLDDSDISHILWRKNDFEKLYINLSIPGKDNPDYTSMYYDGLEMLNMTEENNSDDILTDLPVELTAQFKSVQMPLQKIIELESGGILPLGLLMDSQLTLMAPGQKAIASGNLVIVGNQFGIKINKTKLHGNHPKAKLNQKAFDQKQITAQSQPTTPPQIQSPRKQSAHDLDLDHDLEELGIDPSELDDLEDLY